The proteins below are encoded in one region of Clostridia bacterium:
- a CDS encoding substrate-binding domain-containing protein: MKKSYPKVLSLLLALTMVLVMMLSGCTAEEPAPPAVATGSTDKVDVSNEEYVWISCLSGFPLFVENDQVGLKKFGEEYGVKVTIAGPSEYDIAGTVKTIEEVIARKPAGIMVLGMESSLTGGINKIVEAGIPCVVVDADISTSKRQAFIGTDWYDVGIAHAEQMVKHTGGKGKVAVVYIKGAENMELALKGYKEYLQAYPEMTVVDAFNSESNPEVAARVTADILAAYPDIAGISGFDGATPGIGTALKEAGKAGKIAVTGMNVDAAQIGLLEEGVFNSLVGQKRQLFTYYGAKLLYDMNHSPASVSKDDKALGVTNIPVNINTGIFIVDKDNVKAFKGEK; this comes from the coding sequence ATGAAAAAAAGTTATCCAAAAGTTCTATCTTTATTGCTCGCACTCACAATGGTATTGGTTATGATGTTGTCAGGCTGCACAGCAGAAGAGCCTGCACCACCGGCAGTAGCAACTGGCAGCACAGATAAGGTAGATGTATCCAACGAAGAGTATGTTTGGATAAGCTGCTTGTCAGGTTTCCCGTTATTCGTTGAGAACGACCAAGTTGGATTGAAAAAGTTCGGTGAAGAGTATGGAGTTAAGGTTACAATAGCTGGTCCATCAGAATATGACATCGCAGGTACGGTAAAAACAATAGAAGAGGTTATTGCAAGAAAACCAGCCGGAATAATGGTGCTTGGTATGGAATCCTCCCTTACAGGAGGGATAAATAAAATAGTCGAAGCGGGCATCCCTTGTGTAGTTGTAGACGCTGACATAAGCACCTCCAAGAGACAGGCCTTTATAGGAACTGATTGGTATGATGTTGGAATAGCACATGCTGAGCAAATGGTAAAGCACACTGGAGGCAAAGGCAAAGTAGCTGTAGTATATATAAAAGGCGCTGAAAACATGGAGCTTGCACTGAAGGGTTACAAGGAGTACTTGCAAGCTTATCCTGAAATGACAGTTGTAGATGCATTTAACTCAGAGTCCAACCCGGAGGTTGCAGCAAGAGTTACAGCAGATATATTGGCAGCTTATCCTGACATAGCAGGAATCTCAGGCTTTGACGGCGCAACACCTGGTATAGGAACTGCTCTTAAAGAAGCAGGCAAAGCAGGAAAAATAGCAGTAACAGGCATGAATGTTGACGCAGCACAGATTGGACTGCTTGAAGAAGGAGTATTCAATTCTCTTGTTGGTCAGAAGAGACAGCTGTTTACATACTACGGTGCAAAATTGCTTTATGATATGAACCATTCACCGGCATCAGTAAGCAAAGATGACAAAGCACTTGGAGTAACTAATATACCAGTGAATATTAATACAGGAATATTTATAGTTGATAAGGACAATGTTAAAGCATTTAAAGGCGAAAAATAA
- a CDS encoding ABC transporter permease: protein MDSKQFITVNNDKKRVNHFKNIGLYILKNRTITLFFLILIVSIVASMVYKTFPTAANFRAIILNMSIDTIIAIGMMILLISGVFDLSVGSVIALSGAIAARLVYYQHFNTWVAIAITMLICLAIGLFNGVMIAKVGVNPMIVGISMMGILRGVAMLVAGSGIANLPKEFIKIADIQLLGFRIPVWYMLILVLIFNLLVTKTKFFKRYFYIGGNEKAAMLSGINVSKMRIISFMISSGLAGLGGIILTSRLGAAVSSTGQSMEMRAITACILGGASLAGGQGGIVGAALGTLFMGLINNLMVISKVSTNWQSIVIGVILMLAITLDVFITKRTRVKN from the coding sequence TTGGACTCAAAGCAGTTTATTACTGTTAATAATGACAAAAAACGAGTAAATCATTTTAAGAATATAGGCCTGTATATACTAAAAAACAGAACGATTACCTTGTTTTTTCTCATACTTATAGTATCGATTGTTGCAAGTATGGTATATAAAACTTTCCCGACAGCTGCAAACTTTAGAGCTATCATATTGAACATGTCAATCGATACTATAATTGCAATAGGTATGATGATTTTACTGATCTCTGGTGTTTTTGACCTTTCAGTAGGCTCAGTAATAGCTTTGTCTGGTGCAATTGCAGCCAGGTTGGTTTATTATCAGCACTTTAATACGTGGGTCGCAATTGCAATCACTATGCTGATTTGTTTAGCAATTGGTCTTTTCAATGGAGTCATGATTGCAAAAGTTGGTGTTAATCCAATGATTGTCGGTATCTCAATGATGGGTATTTTAAGGGGAGTTGCAATGCTTGTTGCTGGTTCTGGGATAGCCAACCTTCCTAAGGAATTTATAAAAATTGCTGATATTCAGTTATTAGGTTTTAGAATACCAGTGTGGTACATGCTCATTTTGGTTTTGATTTTTAATTTACTTGTTACCAAGACTAAATTTTTCAAGAGATATTTTTATATAGGTGGAAATGAAAAAGCAGCAATGCTGTCGGGTATTAATGTATCAAAGATGAGGATTATTTCTTTTATGATTTCTTCCGGACTGGCTGGATTAGGAGGAATAATACTTACTTCGCGTCTTGGAGCAGCAGTGTCCTCAACTGGACAAAGTATGGAAATGAGAGCAATAACAGCCTGCATACTCGGCGGAGCAAGCTTGGCGGGTGGACAGGGCGGAATAGTCGGAGCAGCACTTGGCACGCTTTTTATGGGACTTATTAATAACCTGATGGTTATATCAAAGGTTTCAACTAACTGGCAGAGTATAGTAATCGGTGTAATATTAATGCTGGCTATTACTCTTGACGTTTTTATAACAAAGCGTACAAGAGTTAAGAATTAA
- a CDS encoding sugar ABC transporter ATP-binding protein, whose protein sequence is MDKNEVFLRLSGISKAFPGVQALKNVGFEIKRGEVHAICGENGAGKSTLMNILAGNYSKDEGTIEIDGKAIEIRNHAHSLELGISVVYQERSLVPNLNVAENIFVERQYTNKFGFIENKKMNEMTQKLCTEIKLDVQPTDIVGYLTPAQQQMVEIAKALSYKSKILILDEPTAALTERETKVLFEVIGKLKNEGISVIYISHRLQELFEIADRVTVLKDGKYVGTQSITELDINTIINMMVGRDLQVDVYSPCYKDEIVFETRHLTSYKYRDITFKLHKGEILGFSGLAGAGRTELFRGIIGADPIISGEIYINGKETKIRNTVDAINNGIGYLPEDRKEHGLFLNMSIAENIISGKLESICTNGMIHNKKINIVADEYKNKLNIATPSVEKIVGELSGGNQQKVVFAKWLLVNSKILIIDEPTRGIDVGAKSEIYKLIRELSASGTSIVVISSDLPEILTISDRIVVMYNGAQMGELNREEATEEKVMQLASGFNN, encoded by the coding sequence ATGGATAAGAATGAAGTTTTCTTGAGACTCAGTGGTATAAGCAAGGCCTTCCCCGGGGTACAAGCATTAAAGAATGTTGGGTTTGAAATAAAAAGAGGGGAAGTACATGCTATATGTGGTGAGAATGGTGCAGGAAAAAGCACACTTATGAATATACTGGCGGGTAATTATTCAAAGGACGAAGGAACCATAGAAATCGATGGAAAAGCCATCGAAATCAGAAATCATGCACATTCTCTCGAACTTGGCATAAGTGTTGTTTATCAGGAAAGAAGCCTGGTACCAAATCTTAACGTTGCTGAAAATATCTTTGTTGAACGACAGTATACAAATAAATTTGGCTTTATTGAAAATAAAAAAATGAATGAAATGACACAAAAGCTTTGCACTGAAATAAAGCTAGACGTTCAACCAACTGATATTGTTGGCTACTTAACTCCTGCACAACAGCAAATGGTTGAAATTGCAAAGGCACTGTCATATAAGAGTAAAATATTGATACTTGATGAACCTACGGCTGCATTGACTGAACGCGAAACAAAAGTTCTGTTTGAGGTTATAGGAAAATTGAAAAATGAAGGTATCTCAGTTATATATATTTCACATCGCCTTCAGGAGCTTTTTGAAATTGCAGATAGAGTTACAGTGCTCAAGGATGGGAAATATGTTGGAACACAATCAATCACAGAATTGGACATAAATACAATAATTAATATGATGGTAGGAAGGGATCTCCAGGTTGATGTATATTCACCATGCTACAAAGATGAGATAGTTTTTGAAACAAGACATCTGACGTCATACAAATATAGGGATATCACATTCAAGCTTCATAAAGGGGAAATTCTTGGATTTTCCGGGCTTGCAGGAGCTGGGAGAACTGAGCTTTTCAGAGGTATAATCGGAGCTGATCCGATAATCTCCGGAGAAATTTATATTAACGGTAAGGAAACAAAAATCAGAAATACTGTTGATGCGATAAACAATGGAATAGGCTATTTGCCTGAGGATAGGAAAGAACATGGACTATTTTTAAATATGAGCATTGCTGAAAATATTATTTCTGGGAAACTTGAAAGTATATGCACTAACGGTATGATTCATAATAAAAAAATAAACATTGTTGCAGATGAATACAAGAATAAGCTTAATATAGCAACGCCAAGCGTAGAAAAAATAGTTGGTGAACTTTCAGGAGGAAACCAGCAAAAGGTAGTTTTCGCAAAATGGCTTCTTGTTAATTCTAAAATACTTATAATTGACGAGCCTACCCGAGGTATAGATGTAGGTGCCAAATCAGAGATATACAAGCTAATCAGGGAACTCTCTGCAAGTGGTACAAGCATTGTAGTCATATCTTCGGATCTTCCAGAGATACTGACAATCAGCGACAGAATTGTTGTTATGTACAATGGCGCACAAATGGGGGAACTAAATAGAGAGGAAGCAACTGAAGAAAAGGTTATGCAGTTGGCTTCTGGATTTAACAATTGA
- a CDS encoding amidohydrolase family protein, whose amino-acid sequence MILDAHLHLGYDYVFDKEQTEAELIEACEKYGVTGGIVQPLIPRPYIEDTMKIHNRIHKFCIDNPGRFWGMISMDPHFRPEDYEKEAKRCVNELGFVGIKITPIAHAVHPASKDAFTVYEIARSLDVPVMIHTGAGMPFSDPVSIIPAAEAFPDLKIVLAHAGQDLLSPQALYLAKTFKNVYLEPSWVNVLNIKNFISTIGATKIMFSSDMIPNTPVEIAKYKQAVKDPVQLEQIMYKTVKEVYRLKI is encoded by the coding sequence ATGATTTTAGATGCACATCTTCATCTAGGGTATGACTATGTATTTGATAAGGAACAGACAGAGGCGGAGCTGATCGAAGCGTGTGAGAAGTATGGTGTGACTGGTGGAATTGTACAGCCGCTAATACCAAGACCTTATATTGAGGATACAATGAAAATACATAATAGGATCCACAAATTCTGCATCGATAATCCAGGTAGATTTTGGGGAATGATTTCAATGGACCCTCATTTTAGACCGGAAGATTACGAAAAAGAGGCTAAACGTTGTGTTAATGAACTTGGATTTGTAGGAATAAAGATCACGCCCATTGCCCATGCAGTACATCCTGCAAGTAAAGATGCATTTACTGTGTATGAGATAGCAAGATCCCTGGATGTCCCGGTTATGATTCATACTGGAGCAGGAATGCCCTTTTCAGATCCTGTGAGCATTATACCGGCAGCAGAAGCCTTTCCGGATTTGAAGATTGTACTGGCTCATGCTGGACAGGATTTACTCTCTCCACAGGCGCTTTATCTTGCTAAAACCTTTAAAAATGTTTATCTGGAACCGAGTTGGGTAAATGTTTTAAATATTAAAAACTTCATTAGTACAATCGGAGCCACCAAGATAATGTTCTCATCAGATATGATTCCAAATACACCCGTAGAGATTGCAAAATACAAGCAAGCAGTTAAAGACCCAGTACAGCTTGAACAGATAATGTATAAAACTGTAAAAGAGGTATACAGACTTAAGATATAA
- a CDS encoding GntR family transcriptional regulator codes for MGDFKVISKVKDSAVDVVINNIKRLIISKQIDIGDKLPSEFELAEMMGVSRGSVREAMKILNAIGVVEIKRGDGTYVTQDTSRAIIDPLMFKMLTSEASLRELVELREFIEMAVGDLIVANATQEDIKLLEIINQDMKDVYSKKGNCVELGKMDILFHKTMGKITNNVLVEMIYSYVVDFLGATIEATYQNYKENAKYSITVHEEMIEAFKKKDREYATEKVKNSIKQWKQLTTQYGRGAL; via the coding sequence ATGGGAGATTTTAAGGTTATTTCAAAGGTAAAAGATTCAGCGGTAGATGTGGTCATTAATAATATTAAGCGATTAATAATCAGTAAACAGATTGATATTGGAGACAAACTGCCATCAGAGTTTGAACTTGCAGAGATGATGGGAGTGAGTCGAGGCTCTGTCAGAGAGGCAATGAAGATACTGAATGCAATAGGTGTTGTCGAGATTAAGAGGGGTGACGGAACCTACGTCACACAGGATACAAGCAGGGCAATTATTGACCCTCTGATGTTTAAAATGCTGACCAGTGAAGCATCGCTGCGGGAATTGGTTGAACTAAGGGAATTCATTGAGATGGCAGTAGGAGACCTTATAGTTGCTAATGCTACACAGGAGGACATAAAGCTGCTAGAAATCATTAACCAGGACATGAAGGATGTTTATAGTAAAAAAGGAAATTGTGTTGAACTAGGTAAGATGGATATTTTATTTCACAAAACCATGGGTAAAATCACTAACAACGTTCTTGTCGAGATGATATATTCATATGTGGTAGACTTTTTGGGAGCTACTATTGAAGCCACGTATCAAAACTATAAAGAAAATGCCAAGTATTCAATTACAGTGCACGAGGAGATGATTGAAGCATTTAAAAAGAAGGACAGAGAGTATGCAACTGAGAAAGTTAAGAACTCCATTAAACAATGGAAACAATTAACCACACAATATGGGAGGGGAGCTTTATGA
- a CDS encoding TIM barrel protein, with protein sequence MLLGISSYTYTWSVGVQGFEHRRMLDSIELIKKASEYRIGLLQICDNIKLESYSKEQLVSIKAFADFKNIVLEVGTRGTEINHMLKFLDICKILGAKTLRTIIHSPSQPVTIKEAENNFKSVIKRFEEENIVIVIENHDKHKVDELISIIEGVKSESLKICLDTVNSFGALESPDYVIDKLSPYVGNIHLKDFTIERVGHQMGFSIVGTAAGQGMLDCSKVIELAVEKDVNIVLELWTPYTNSIEETIEKEENWAHQSIEYIKQAICSYE encoded by the coding sequence GTGCTTCTGGGAATATCAAGCTATACATATACTTGGTCGGTAGGTGTTCAGGGGTTTGAGCACAGGAGAATGCTCGACAGTATTGAGTTGATTAAGAAGGCAAGTGAATACCGGATAGGTCTGCTGCAAATATGCGATAATATTAAACTGGAAAGCTACTCAAAGGAGCAACTCGTTAGTATTAAAGCTTTTGCGGACTTTAAGAACATTGTGCTGGAAGTTGGCACAAGAGGCACTGAAATAAACCATATGCTGAAGTTCTTGGATATATGCAAAATTCTTGGCGCTAAGACACTTCGAACAATTATCCATTCACCGTCTCAGCCAGTGACCATAAAAGAAGCTGAGAATAATTTTAAAAGTGTCATCAAGAGATTTGAGGAAGAAAACATCGTAATAGTTATAGAGAATCATGATAAGCATAAAGTGGATGAACTTATCAGTATTATTGAGGGTGTAAAAAGCGAGAGTCTTAAGATATGCCTGGATACAGTAAATTCCTTTGGAGCGCTGGAAAGTCCGGATTATGTTATAGATAAGCTGTCGCCATATGTGGGAAACATACATTTAAAGGATTTTACCATTGAAAGAGTGGGACACCAAATGGGGTTTTCAATAGTCGGTACCGCTGCAGGTCAGGGGATGCTTGACTGCAGCAAGGTTATAGAACTTGCTGTTGAAAAGGATGTCAATATAGTCTTGGAGCTGTGGACACCTTATACAAACAGCATAGAAGAAACAATTGAGAAAGAAGAAAATTGGGCTCATCAAAGTATTGAATATATTAAACAGGCTATATGCAGCTATGAATAA